A genomic window from Flavobacterium johnsoniae includes:
- a CDS encoding ABC transporter ATP-binding protein encodes MLTAENLTKKYGDNIALNDLNLNIKEGEIFALLGQNGAGKTTTINLFLGFIEPTEGTLTINDIPVVLNAKTTKEFVAYIPETVMLYPNLTGLENLKFFSSLAGFKYSKGELVYFLNKAGLQTKAHDQNLGGYSKGMRQKVGIAIAIAKKAKVLLLDEPTSGLDPKASNEFSQILKELSADGTAILMATHDIFRAREVATHIGIMKQGNLVTVIEAEKISANELENLYLQTV; translated from the coding sequence ATGCTTACAGCTGAAAATCTGACTAAGAAATATGGCGATAATATTGCTTTAAACGATCTGAATTTAAATATTAAAGAAGGCGAAATATTTGCGCTTTTAGGCCAAAACGGTGCCGGAAAAACCACAACAATAAACTTGTTTTTAGGTTTTATCGAACCAACTGAAGGAACTTTAACCATCAACGATATACCTGTTGTTTTAAATGCTAAAACGACAAAAGAATTTGTGGCGTACATTCCAGAAACAGTAATGCTTTATCCGAATTTAACTGGATTAGAAAACCTGAAATTTTTCTCTTCATTGGCAGGTTTTAAATACTCAAAAGGAGAATTGGTTTACTTTTTAAATAAAGCGGGATTACAAACTAAAGCGCACGATCAAAATCTTGGAGGATATTCTAAAGGAATGCGTCAGAAAGTGGGAATTGCGATTGCCATTGCTAAAAAAGCGAAAGTGCTTTTGCTAGACGAACCAACCAGCGGTTTAGACCCGAAAGCATCTAATGAGTTTTCTCAGATTTTAAAAGAACTTTCGGCAGACGGAACAGCAATTTTAATGGCAACTCACGATATTTTTAGAGCGCGCGAAGTGGCTACTCACATCGGAATTATGAAACAAGGAAACTTAGTTACAGTAATTGAAGCAGAGAAAATTTCTGCCAACGAATTAGAAAATTTGTATTTACAAACGGTTTAA
- a CDS encoding 4-hydroxy-tetrahydrodipicolinate reductase — MKIGLIGFGKTGKSVASILLENKKFCLEWVLRQSTVLEHRSVPEFFGVQSDEPGLIYSSSKTSIEELLEKHPVDVIIDFSSHQGIYTYGEAAAKKKVKIISAISHYKEKELQFLKKLGQKTTVFWSPNITLGVNYLLFAAKFLKKIAPWVDIEVNEEHFKAKEGTSGTAIKIAEALDVDTENINSVRAGGIVGKHEVIFGFPFQTVRIIHESISREAFGNGVIFVAENIKEKEDGLYNFEDILTPYFTV, encoded by the coding sequence ATGAAAATAGGATTAATCGGATTCGGGAAGACTGGAAAATCAGTAGCTTCAATATTATTAGAAAATAAAAAATTCTGCTTAGAATGGGTTTTAAGACAAAGTACAGTTTTGGAACATAGATCTGTACCAGAATTTTTTGGAGTGCAGTCAGACGAACCCGGCTTAATCTATTCAAGTTCAAAAACTTCAATTGAAGAATTGCTAGAAAAACATCCGGTAGATGTAATTATTGACTTTTCTTCTCATCAAGGAATTTATACTTATGGTGAAGCTGCTGCGAAAAAGAAAGTCAAAATCATTTCTGCGATTTCACATTATAAAGAAAAAGAGTTGCAATTTTTAAAGAAATTAGGACAGAAAACAACCGTTTTTTGGTCGCCAAATATAACTTTGGGAGTTAACTATTTATTGTTTGCCGCAAAGTTCTTAAAGAAAATAGCACCTTGGGTTGATATTGAAGTAAATGAAGAGCATTTTAAAGCCAAAGAAGGAACTTCTGGAACAGCAATAAAAATTGCTGAAGCGCTAGATGTAGATACTGAGAATATCAATTCTGTTCGGGCGGGCGGAATTGTTGGAAAACATGAAGTTATTTTCGGATTTCCTTTTCAAACGGTACGAATTATTCACGAATCTATTTCTAGAGAAGCCTTTGGAAATGGAGTTATTTTCGTTGCCGAAAACATTAAAGAAAAAGAAGACGGTCTTTACAATTTTGAAGATATATTGACACCGTATTTTACTGTGTAG